A single window of Acanthopagrus latus isolate v.2019 chromosome 1, fAcaLat1.1, whole genome shotgun sequence DNA harbors:
- the brat1 gene encoding BRCA1-associated ATM activator 1 isoform X1 — translation MYADGSLTHTHVSTMDRECVSLLPAVCEVLAGSGRSLPDDTSLEKLLDWFTGLTKAGGSLLEACPCLLDFISAVVSNTASDPGVLSFTLKLAGLAAATEKGFRMLQESSLLDLVFNLQRWQEAGFWEDPCLRIGWIQGLNNLLLHPKALNFFVQSDFIEPLLQLQTDTSLFVASAANQLLAHILIFFQPVSSAGCNGLDKKEEEDDGRTQTSIHTAVVMTISQYLKDSLVPKENKQLHQSLQILKLLALLLTQAGPPLRDKLLQTVSDPLEELVAAGCSQLTLPLMDVILAAYSRDTDERAPDQRVTRLLSSMLNINKPSGLIHAAAAFLRRGHRNTVHTARAVRILLLPLDIIADHTLLGTNTTDEHQSSVLEQLKGKTSCISLICVCLTNTPQITLMPSDVLPCPPDLIVTAVLSLLRICSGVSLSTVCSEVCRNVIGSSKVQKCALEALTALNSSPGVKEKINDVFTVLIKYLDDPDSDPTVLHKSYQALVTWSVCTDLSLITDQLRQDLVEVVKKRVCDMRWEVRDSTVEFLGHLQECDVSEALLGGCCTTHLLREALQDTESYVRASAVSALAKTLAHSWQQGAALGQEEGEIVSRLLEILSQDTEGFSRRAVVQYFIAWFSSSPSHSPQSSVATSCTSLLMQCVPSVLSQGSADLDWEVKVHTLELVELLMDEAFSGHRRYKKTSDTRQAPSHPYGVVSNQAFTLHTHTGQHTDGVESDLSGVLNNLVELGVVSAMLSGLVDCDRPVGLRACRLLITLRETVADDAVGVSCELPDRGWGLEIRKMLGVKKSAGAREVDIAGKRCFNDDSEDCGVGVCEALRSLGLDERLDVLTQSSDHVHNSPLSLLQDILTASAAHTRPDTQAGEEVIVDCY, via the exons ATGTATGCTGACggctcattaacacacacacacgttagcaccatggacagagagtgtgtgtcgcTGCTGCCCGCTGTGTGTGAGGTGCTGGCGGGCTCAGGGAGGTCTCTGCCCGATGACACCAGCCTGGAGAAACTGTTGGACTGGTTCACTGGGCTCACCAAGGCTG GAGGATCTCTGCTGGAGGCCTGCCCGTGCCTGCTGGACTTCATATCCGCTGTGGTTTCCAACACAGCTTCAGACCCCGGCGTCCTCTCCTTCACCCTCAAACTCGCCGGCTTAGCGGCTGCCACTGAGAAGGGCTTCAGAATGCTTCAG GAAAGCTCTCTTCTGGACCTGGTCTTCAACCTTCAGCGCTGGCAGGAAGCAGGATTCTGGGAGGATCCCTGTTTAAGGATTGGCTGGATCCAAGGCTTAAataacctgctgctgcacccaAAGGCTCTCAACTTCTTTGTACAATCAG ATTTCATCGAACCGCTCCTTCAACTCCAGACAGACACAAGTCTGTTTGTTGCCTCAGCTGCCAATCAGTTGCTCGCCCACATCCTGATCTTCTTCCAGCCAGTCTCCTCTGCAGGATGTAATGGTCTAGataagaaagaagaagaagatgatggcAGGACACAAACATCCATCcacacagctgttgtcatgACGATCTCACAGTATCTTAAGGACTCACTTGttcccaaagaaaacaaacagctccaTCAGAGTCTGCAGATCCTCAAACTGCTGGCCCTGCTCCTGACCCAGGCCGGACCTCCTCTGCGGGACAAGCTGCTCCAGACGGTATCTGACCCTCTGGAGGAACTGGTGGCAGCAGGCTGCAGTCAGCTCACACTGCCTCTAATGGACGTCATTCTGGCTGCATACAG CCGCGACACTGATGAACGCGCCCCGGACCAACGCGTCACCCGTCTGCTATCATCCATGTTGAACATTAACAAACCCTCTGGCCTCATTCACGCTGCAGCTGCTTTTCTTCGCAGAGGTCATCG cAACACTGTCCACACAGCTCGGGCTGTGAGAatactgctgctgcctctcgATATTATAGCTGATCACACTCTTCTGGGAACAAACACCACtg ACGAGCATCAGTCGTCAgtgctggagcagctgaagggTAAAACCTCCTGCATCTCTCTGATCTGTGTATGTCTGACAAACACACCGCAGATCACACTCATG CCCTCTGATGTCCTCCCCTGTCCTCCAGATTTGATTGTCACTGCAGTTCTGTCACTGTTAAGGATCTGCAGTGGCGTCTCCTTGTCCACTGTTTGCAGTGAGGTCTGCAGGAATGTAATCGGCAGCAGCAAAGTCCAGAAATGTGCTCTAGAGGCTCTGACGGCACTCAACAGCAGCCcag gagtgAAGGAGAAGATCAATGATGTGTTCACAGTTCTGATAAAATATCTGGACGATCCTGATTCTGACCCGACT GTGCTCCACAAGTCCTACCAGGCCTTAGTGACGTGGAGTGTGTGCACAGACCTTTCCTTAATAACAGACCAGCTCAGACAAG ATCTCGTGGAGGTGGTGAAGAAGCGGGTGTGTGACATGCGCTGGGAGGTGAGAGACTCGACGGTGGAGTTTCTGGGACACCTGCAGGAGTGTGACGTGTCGGAGGCTCTGCTGGGAGGGTGCTGTACCACTCATCTCCTGAGGGAGGCGCTTCAGGACACGGAGAGTTATGTGAGAGCCAGCGCCGTCTCAGCACTGGCAAAAACTCTGGcacacagctggcagcaggGGGCAGCGCTCGGTCAGGAGGAG GGTGAAATTGTGAGCCGGCTGCTTGAAATTCTCTCCCAGGACACGGAGGGATTCTCCAGGAGGGCGGTCGTACAGTACTTCATCGCCTGGTTCTCTTCAAGCCCCTCGCACTCGCCTCAGTCGTCAGTAGccacctcctgcacctctcTCCTGATGCAGTGTGTGCCCTCCGTTCTCTCGCAGGGCAGCGCCGATCTGGACTGggaggtcaaagttcacacGCTGGAGCTGGTCGAGCTGCTGATGGACGAAGCCTTTTCAGGTCACCGGCGCTACAAGAAGACCTCAGACACGCGTCAAGCCCCATCGCACCCCTATGGTGTGGTTTCCAACCAGGCGtttacacttcacacacacaccggtcAACACACAGACGGTGTGGAGTCAGATTTGTCCGGTGTGTTGAACAATCTGGTCGAGCTCGGAGTCGTCTCAGCCATGTTGAGCGGGCTGGTGGACTGCGACAGGCCTGTGGGTCTGAGGGCCTGTCGACTGCTGATAACGCTCAGAGAGACGGTGGCAGACGACGCTGTCGGGGTGTCCTGTGAGCTGCCTGACCGGGGCTGGGGGCTGGAGATCAGGAAGATGCTGGGGGTGAAGAAGAGTGCCGGGGCCAGAGAGGTGGACATCGCAGGAAAGAGATGTTTCAATGACGATTCAGAAGACTGCGGTGTTGGTGTGTGCGAGGCGTTGAGGTCTCTGGGTTTAGACGAGAGGCTGGACGTCCTGACTCAGAGCAGTGACCACGTCCACaactctcctctgtctctgctgcaggacatACTGACCGCGAGTGCTGCTCACACTCGCCCAGACACGCAAGCAGGAGAGGAGGTCATAGTGGACTGctattga
- the LOC119024288 gene encoding GRB2-related adapter protein-like, with amino-acid sequence MSRIILEAGCTLLFIMEAVALFSFTASEADEISFQKGDVIKVTEMEDDSCWFTAEIRGKRGYVPENYISLLPYPWFAGRVSRLEAEKRLRWQDTGVFLVRESESAPGEFSVSVSYGDRVEHFRVLEGGGQYCIWEESFCSLNRLVDFYRTHSIAAEKVICLRDPPSSPRLLSPPGRNPYPNPYRSSSQESLLSARLYSHPERESSPRLLGKRRLAHALCDYTPPHTAHLHFLRGDIIDLLDCSSSLTWRGRCRGRVGIFPPELVQPLYH; translated from the exons ATGAGCAGGAT TATTTTGGAGGCTGGCTGCACTCTCCTGTTCATCATGGAGGCGGTGGCTCTTTTCTCCTTCACAGCGTCGGAAGCAGACGAGATCAGTTTCCAGAAAGGGGACGTCAtcaag gtgaCAGAAATGGAGGATGATTCTTGCTGGTTCACAGCAGAGATCCGGGGGAAGCGTGGCTACGTGCCAGAGAACTACATTTCCCTCCTTCCTTATCC gtggTTTGCAGGCCGGGTGTCCAGGCTGGAGGCTGAGAAGCGTCTCCGCTGGCAGGACACTGGAGTGTTCCTGGTGAGGGAGAGTGAATCAGCTCCTGGAgagttttctgtctctgtcag CTACGGCGACAGGGTGGAGCATTTCAGAGTGCTGGAGGGGGGCGGTCAGTACTGCATCTGGGAAGAGTCGTTCTGCTCCCTCAACCGGTTGGTGGACTTCTACAGAACTCACAGCATCGCGGCGGAGAAAGTGATCTGCCTCAGAGACCCTCCCTCGTCCCCTCGCCTGCTCTCCCCGCCGGGACGTAACCCTTATCCCAACCCTTACAGAAGCAGCTCCCAGGAGTCCCTCCTCTCAGCCCGCCTCTACTCTCACCCAGAGAGGGAGTCCTCCCCTCGTCTGCTGGGG AAACGCCGCCTGGCTCATGCCCTCTGCGACtacacccccccacacaccgctCACCTCCACTTCCTGCGGGGCGACATCATCGACCTGCTGGACTGCTCGAGCTCGCTGACCTGGAGGGGGCGCTGCCGAGGCCGAGTGGGAATCTTCCCACCAGAACTGGTCCAGCCGCTGTACCACTGA
- the brat1 gene encoding BRCA1-associated ATM activator 1 isoform X2 has protein sequence MYADGSLTHTHVSTMDRECVSLLPAVCEVLAGSGRSLPDDTSLEKLLDWFTGLTKAGGSLLEACPCLLDFISAVVSNTASDPGVLSFTLKLAGLAAATEKGFRMLQESSLLDLVFNLQRWQEAGFWEDPCLRIGWIQGLNNLLLHPKALNFFVQSDFIEPLLQLQTDTSLFVASAANQLLAHILIFFQPVSSAGCNGLDKKEEEDDGRTQTSIHTAVVMTISQYLKDSLVPKENKQLHQSLQILKLLALLLTQAGPPLRDKLLQTVSDPLEELVAAGCSQLTLPLMDVILAAYSRDTDERAPDQRVTRLLSSMLNINKPSGLIHAAAAFLRRGHRNTVHTARAVRILLLPLDIIADHTLLGTNTTDEHQSSVLEQLKGKTSCISLICVCLTNTPQITLMPSDVLPCPPDLIVTAVLSLLRICSGVSLSTVCSEVCRNVIGSSKVQKCALEALTALNSSPGVKEKINDVFTVLIKYLDDPDSDPTVLHKSYQALVTWSVCTDLSLITDQLRQDLVEVVKKRVCDMRWEVRDSTVEFLGHLQECDVSEALLGGCCTTHLLREALQDTESYVRASAVSALAKTLAHSWQQGAALGQEEGEIVSRLLEILSQDTEGFSRRAVVQYFIAWFSSSPSHSPQSSVATSCTSLLMQCVPSVLSQGSADLDWEVKVHTLELVELLMDEAFSGHRRYKKTSDTRQAPSHPYGVVSNQAFTLHTHTGQHTDGVESDLSGVLNNLVELGVVSAMLSGLVDCDRPVGLRACRLLITLRETVADDAVGVSCELPDRGWGLEIRKMLGVKKSAGAREVDIAGKRCFNDDSEDCGVGVCEALRSLGLDERLDVLTQSSDHVHNSPLSLLQDILTASAAHTRPDTQAGEEVIVDCY, from the exons ATGTATGCTGACggctcattaacacacacacacgttagcaccatggacagagagtgtgtgtcgcTGCTGCCCGCTGTGTGTGAGGTGCTGGCGGGCTCAGGGAGGTCTCTGCCCGATGACACCAGCCTGGAGAAACTGTTGGACTGGTTCACTGGGCTCACCAAGGCTG GAGGATCTCTGCTGGAGGCCTGCCCGTGCCTGCTGGACTTCATATCCGCTGTGGTTTCCAACACAGCTTCAGACCCCGGCGTCCTCTCCTTCACCCTCAAACTCGCCGGCTTAGCGGCTGCCACTGAGAAGGGCTTCAGAATGCTTCAG GAAAGCTCTCTTCTGGACCTGGTCTTCAACCTTCAGCGCTGGCAGGAAGCAGGATTCTGGGAGGATCCCTGTTTAAGGATTGGCTGGATCCAAGGCTTAAataacctgctgctgcacccaAAGGCTCTCAACTTCTTTGTACAATCAG ATTTCATCGAACCGCTCCTTCAACTCCAGACAGACACAAGTCTGTTTGTTGCCTCAGCTGCCAATCAGTTGCTCGCCCACATCCTGATCTTCTTCCAGCCAGTCTCCTCTGCAGGATGTAATGGTCTAGataagaaagaagaagaagatgatggcAGGACACAAACATCCATCcacacagctgttgtcatgACGATCTCACAGTATCTTAAGGACTCACTTGttcccaaagaaaacaaacagctccaTCAGAGTCTGCAGATCCTCAAACTGCTGGCCCTGCTCCTGACCCAGGCCGGACCTCCTCTGCGGGACAAGCTGCTCCAGACGGTATCTGACCCTCTGGAGGAACTGGTGGCAGCAGGCTGCAGTCAGCTCACACTGCCTCTAATGGACGTCATTCTGGCTGCATACAG CCGCGACACTGATGAACGCGCCCCGGACCAACGCGTCACCCGTCTGCTATCATCCATGTTGAACATTAACAAACCCTCTGGCCTCATTCACGCTGCAGCTGCTTTTCTTCGCAGAGGTCATCG cAACACTGTCCACACAGCTCGGGCTGTGAGAatactgctgctgcctctcgATATTATAGCTGATCACACTCTTCTGGGAACAAACACCACtg ACGAGCATCAGTCGTCAgtgctggagcagctgaagggTAAAACCTCCTGCATCTCTCTGATCTGTGTATGTCTGACAAACACACCGCAGATCACACTCATG CCCTCTGATGTCCTCCCCTGTCCTCCAGATTTGATTGTCACTGCAGTTCTGTCACTGTTAAGGATCTGCAGTGGCGTCTCCTTGTCCACTGTTTGCAGTGAGGTCTGCAGGAATGTAATCGGCAGCAGCAAAGTCCAGAAATGTGCTCTAGAGGCTCTGACGGCACTCAACAGCAGCCcag gagtgAAGGAGAAGATCAATGATGTGTTCACAGTTCTGATAAAATATCTGGACGATCCTGATTCTGACCCGACT GTGCTCCACAAGTCCTACCAGGCCTTAGTGACGTGGAGTGTGTGCACAGACCTTTCCTTAATAACAGACCAGCTCAGACAAG ATCTCGTGGAGGTGGTGAAGAAGCGGGTGTGTGACATGCGCTGGGAGGTGAGAGACTCGACGGTGGAGTTTCTGGGACACCTGCAGGAGTGTGACGTGTCGGAGGCTCTGCTGGGAGGGTGCTGTACCACTCATCTCCTGAGGGAGGCGCTTCAGGACACGGAGAGTTATGTGAGAGCCAGCGCCGTCTCAGCACTGGCAAAAACTCTGGcacacagctggcagcaggGGGCAGCGCTCGGTCAGGAGGAG GGTGAAATTGTGAGCCGGCTGCTTGAAATTCTCTCCCAGGACACGGAGGGATTCTCCAGGAGGGCGGTCGTACAGTACTTCATCGCCTGGTTCTCTTCAAGCCCCTCGCACTCGCCTCAGTCGTCAGTAGccacctcctgcacctctcTCCTGATGCAGTGTGTGCCCTCCGTTCTCTCGCAGGGCAGCGCCGATCTGGACTGggaggtcaaagttcacacGCTGGAGCTGGTCGAGCTGCTGATGGACGAAGCCTTTTCAGGTCACCGGCGCTACAAGAAGACCTCAGACACGCGTCAAGCCCCATCGCACCCCTATGGTGTGGTTTCCAACCAGGCGtttacacttcacacacacaccggtcAACACACAGACGGTGTGGAGTCAGATTTGTCCGGTGTGTTGAACAATCTGGTCGAGCTCGGAGTCGTCTCAGCCATGTTGAGCGGGCTGGTGGACTGCGACAGGCCTGTGGGTCTGAGGGCCTGTCGACTGCTGATAACGCTCAGAGAGACGGTGGCAGACGACGCTGTCGGGGTGTCCTGTGAGCTGCCTGACCGGGGCTGGGGGCTGGAGATCAGGAAGATGCTGGGGGTGAAGAAGAGTGCCGGGGCCAGAGAGGTGGACATCGCAGGAAAGAGATGTTTCAATGACGATTCAGAAGACTGCGGTGTTGGTGTGTGCGAGGCGTTGAGGTCTCTGGGTTTAGACGAGAGGCTGGACGTCCTGACTCAGAGCAGTGACCACGTCCACaactctcctctgtctctgctgcaggacatACTGACCGCGAGTGCTGCTCACACTCGCCCAGACACGCAAGCAGGAGAGGAGGTCATAGTGGACTGctattg a
- the eif3ba gene encoding eukaryotic translation initiation factor 3, subunit Ba, with amino-acid sequence MQETVDMVDDPEYEEEEPSFSDPEDFEDDIDDDELLGDILREKPQEADGIDSVVVVDNVPQVGPERLDKLKNVIHKIFSKFGKITTEFYPEADGATKGYIFLEYAAPTQALEAVKNADGYKLDKQHTFRVNLFTDFDKYMNISDEWETPEKQPFKDFGNMRHWIEDSDCRDQYSVIYEAGERTAIFNNDAKDPIIAEERARWTETYVRWSPKGTYLATFHQRGIALWGGEKFKQIQRFSHQGVSLIDFSPCERYVVTFSPLMDTKEDPQAIIIWDILTGQKKRGFHCESSAHWPIFKWSHDGKFFARMTTDTLSIYETPSMGLLDKKSLKISGIKDFSWSPGDNIIAFWVPEDKDIPARVTLMQMPSRQEIRVRNLFNVVDCKLHWQRNGDYLCVKVDRTPKGTQGVVTNFEIFRMREKQVPVDVVEMKEGIIAFAWEPNGSKFAVLHGEAPRISVSFYHVKNNGKIELIKMFDKQQANSIFWSPQGQFLVLAGLRSMNGALAFVDTSDCTMMNIAEHYMASDVEWDPTGRYVVTSVSWWSHKVDNAYWLWTFQGRLLQKNNKDRFCQLLWRPRPPTLLSADAIKMIKKDLKKYSKIFEQKDRLSQSKASKELVDKRRSMMEDYRRYREQAQETYGEQKSIRLELRGGVDTDELDSNVDDWEEETIEFFINEEIIPLGDL; translated from the exons ATGCAAGAAACGGTGGATATGGTGGACGACCCCGAGTATGAAGAGGAGGAGCCCTCTTTCAGCGACCCGGAGGACTTCGAAGATGACATCGACGATGATG AGCTCCTTGGTGACATCCTGAGGGAGAAGCCCCAGGAGGCTGACGGTATAGACTCAGTGGTTGTGGTGGACAACGTCCCTCAGGTGGGCCCAGAGCGATTGGACAAACTCAAGAACGTCATACACAAGATTTTCTCCAAGTTTGGCAAGATCACCACTGAGTTCTATCCAGAGGCTGACGGTGCGACCAAAGG GTACATCTTTTTGGAGTATGCGGCTCCTACCCAGGCCCTCGAGGCAGTCAAGAATGCAGATGGGTACAAACTTGACAAACAACATACATTCAGGGTCAACCTCTTCACTGACTTTGACAA gtaCATGAACATCAGTGATGAGTGGGAAACTCCGGAGAAGCAGCCTTTCAAAGACTTT gGAAATATGCGTCACTGGATTGAGGACTCCGACTGTCGTGACCAGTACAGTGTGATCTATGAAGCTGGAGAGAGGACGGCCATTTTCAATAACGATGCCAAGGACCCCATCATAGCAGAAGAGAGAGCC CGCTGGACAGAGACGTACGTGCGCTGGTCTCCTAAAGGCACCTATCTGGCCACCTTCCACCAGCGTGGTATTGCGTTGTGGGGCGGCGAGAAGTTCAAGCAGATTCAGAGGTTCAGCCATCAGGGTGTTTCCCTCATCGACTTCTCGCCATGTGAAAG GTATGTGGTGACCTTCAGTCCGCTGATGGACACCAAGGAGGACCCACAGGCCATCATCATCTGGGACATTCTGActggacagaagaagagaggttTCCACTGCGAGAGCTCTGCACACTGGCCCATATTCAA GTGGAGCCATGATGGAAAGTTCTTTGCCAGGATGACCACAGACACTCTGAGCATCTATGAGACTCCA TCTATGGGCCTGCTCGACAAGAAGAGTCTCAAGATTAGCGGGATCAA GGACTTCTCATGGTCTCCTGGTGACAACATCATAGCATTCTGGGTTCCTGAGGACAAAGACATCCCAGCCAGAGTGACTCTGATGCAGATGCCTTCCCGTCAGGAGATCCGTGTCCGCAACCTCTTCAACGTTGTCGACTGCAAACTGCACTGGCAGCGAAATGGAGATTACTTGTGTGTGAAAGTGGACAGGACTCCGAAGGGAACGCAG GGTGTGGTCACCAACTTTGAAATCTTCCGCATGAGAGAGAAGCAGGTTCCTGTTGATGTGGTGGAGATGAAGG AGGGCATCATAGCATTTGCATGGGAGCCCAACGGCAGCAAGTTTGCTGTTCTCCACGGGGAAGCTCCCAGAATCAGTGTCTCGTTCTATCATGTAAAAAACAACGGCAAGATCGAGCTCATAA AGATGTTTGACAAGCAGCAGGCCAACAGCATCTTCTGGAGCCCCCAGGGACAGTTTTTGGTGCTGGCTGGACTCAGGAG catgaaCGGAGCTCTCGCCTTTGTGGACACGTCAGACTGCACCATGATGAACATAGCAGAGCACTACATGGCCTCTGATGTGGAGTGGGACCCGACCGGTCGCTACGTcgtcacctctgtctcctggtGGAGCCACAAG gtggaCAATGCCTACTGGCTGTGGACATTCCAGGGCCGTCTTCTTCAGAAGAACAACAAGGACCGCTTCTGTCAGCTGCTCTGGAGACCCAGGCCTCCCACCCTGCTCAGTGCAGACGCGATCAAG ATGATCAAGAAGGACCTGAAGAAATACTCAAAGATCTTTGAGCAGAAGGATCGTCTGAGCCAGTCCAAGGCTTCTAAG gAGCTGGTGGACAAGCGCAGGTCCATGATGGAGGACTACCGTCGCTATAGAGAGCAGGCACAGGAGACCTATGGAGAACAGAAGAGCATCCGCCTCGAGCTCAGAGGAG gaGTGGACACCGATGAGCTGGACAGCAATGTGGATGACTGGGAGGAGGAGACCATTGAGTTTTTTATCAACGAAGAAATCATTCCCCTCGGAGATCTGTAG